Proteins encoded by one window of Blautia luti:
- the efp gene encoding elongation factor P, translating to MISAGDFKNGITLEIDGNVCQIVEFQHVKPGKGAAFVRTKYKNIITGAVLEKSFRPTEKFPAARIERVDMQYLYNDGDLYYFMNVETYDQVGLTKDQVGDSLKFVKENEMVKVCSHNGNVFAIEPPLFVELEVVETEPGFAGNTAQGATKPATVETGAQVQVPLFVNQGDKLKIDTRTGEYLSRV from the coding sequence ATGATTTCAGCAGGTGATTTCAAAAACGGTATCACACTTGAAATTGATGGAAACGTATGTCAGATCGTTGAATTCCAGCATGTAAAACCAGGAAAGGGCGCTGCCTTTGTAAGAACAAAATACAAAAACATCATTACAGGAGCAGTTCTGGAGAAATCTTTCCGTCCTACAGAGAAATTCCCGGCAGCACGTATTGAGCGTGTGGATATGCAGTATCTGTACAACGATGGTGATTTATACTATTTCATGAACGTAGAAACTTATGATCAGGTTGGTCTTACAAAAGATCAGGTTGGCGATTCTCTTAAATTTGTTAAAGAGAATGAAATGGTTAAAGTATGTTCTCATAACGGAAACGTATTCGCAATCGAGCCGCCTCTGTTCGTAGAACTTGAAGTAGTTGAGACAGAGCCAGGATTCGCTGGAAATACAGCACAGGGTGCTACAAAACCGGCTACTGTAGAAACAGGTGCACAGGTTCAGGTTCCGCTGTTTGTTAACCAGGGAGATAAACTGAAAATCGACACAAGAACAGGGGAGTATCTTTCCCGAGTATAA
- a CDS encoding YqeG family HAD IIIA-type phosphatase, with translation MFNCFFPDEYLDSTYVIDFDRLYEQGYRGLLFDIDNTLVPHGAPADARACALFSHLKELGFKCCFISNNQYERVASFNDVIGEHFIENAHKPSVRNYIRAMELLGTDRSNTIFIGDQLFTDIYGAKRAGIRNILVKPIDSKEEIQIVLKRYLEKIVLYFYHKEEGNS, from the coding sequence ATGTTTAATTGTTTTTTTCCAGACGAATATCTGGATTCTACGTATGTGATTGATTTTGACAGACTGTATGAGCAGGGTTACAGGGGGCTTTTGTTTGATATTGACAATACACTGGTACCCCATGGAGCCCCGGCAGATGCAAGGGCCTGTGCGTTGTTTTCACATTTAAAAGAACTGGGATTTAAATGCTGTTTTATTTCAAATAACCAGTACGAGAGAGTAGCATCTTTTAACGATGTGATAGGAGAGCACTTCATCGAAAATGCACATAAACCTTCGGTAAGGAACTATATCCGGGCAATGGAACTTCTGGGAACAGACAGGAGTAACACGATCTTCATAGGAGATCAGTTGTTTACGGATATATACGGGGCGAAGAGAGCCGGAATAAGGAATATTCTGGTTAAACCTATTGACTCGAAAGAGGAGATACAGATTGTGCTGAAGCGCTACCTTGAAAAAATTGTTTTATATTTTTACCATAAAGAGGAGGGGAATTCATGA
- a CDS encoding aldo/keto reductase: MEYVTLGKTGLKVSKMGLGGIPVQKIDAEGTRKLVCKMAEAGVNYIDTARGYTVSEEYLGYALKGIRDKFVIATKSMARTKEAMAADIEKSLKNLRTDYIDLYQVHNPSMEQLDQILAAGGALEALQEAKAAGKIGHIGLTAHSTEVFGRALELNWVETIMFPYNIVENQGEELIAKCKEKNIGFIDMKPLAGGAIENGTLALRYICANPDVTIVIPGMAEEKELEENMKACLDPSPLSEEELGEMAAVREQLGTNFCRRCNYCAPCSVGINIPSVFLFAGYLNRYDLGDWARDRYSTLTAKASACIECGACEGRCPYHLPIRKMMKECAEQFGE; this comes from the coding sequence ATGGAATACGTGACATTGGGAAAAACTGGTTTGAAAGTTTCTAAAATGGGACTGGGTGGAATTCCTGTTCAGAAAATTGATGCAGAAGGAACAAGAAAGCTTGTCTGTAAGATGGCAGAAGCGGGAGTGAATTATATTGATACAGCCAGAGGATATACAGTCAGTGAGGAATATCTGGGCTATGCGCTGAAGGGAATCCGGGATAAATTTGTGATCGCAACGAAATCCATGGCGAGAACCAAAGAGGCGATGGCAGCAGATATTGAGAAAAGTCTGAAGAATCTTCGCACAGATTATATTGATCTGTACCAGGTACATAATCCAAGTATGGAACAGCTTGATCAGATACTGGCAGCAGGTGGGGCACTGGAGGCTTTGCAGGAAGCTAAAGCAGCCGGAAAAATCGGGCATATCGGGCTGACAGCTCACTCTACAGAAGTATTTGGACGGGCGCTTGAACTTAACTGGGTGGAGACGATCATGTTTCCGTATAATATCGTAGAAAATCAGGGCGAGGAACTGATCGCGAAGTGTAAAGAGAAAAACATTGGATTTATTGATATGAAACCTCTGGCAGGAGGCGCCATTGAGAATGGAACTCTGGCTCTGCGCTATATTTGTGCAAATCCTGATGTGACAATAGTCATTCCGGGAATGGCAGAGGAAAAAGAACTGGAAGAAAACATGAAAGCCTGTCTGGATCCATCTCCTTTAAGTGAGGAAGAGCTTGGGGAGATGGCAGCAGTAAGAGAACAGCTGGGAACCAATTTCTGCCGCAGATGTAATTACTGTGCACCATGCAGTGTGGGAATCAATATTCCGAGTGTATTCCTTTTTGCAGGTTATCTGAATCGTTATGATCTGGGGGACTGGGCGAGAGACCGTTACAGTACGCTGACAGCAAAAGCATCTGCCTGCATCGAGTGTGGTGCCTGTGAAGGCAGATGTCCATATCATCTTCCAATCCGAAAGATGATGAAAGAATGCGCAGAGCAGTTCGGAGAATAA
- a CDS encoding shikimate kinase, translating to MNHIVIIGFMGSGKTRVGKRLAKDFDIPFVDIDRVVTKKMNLSSKEIFDRFGEPFYRALETTAVKALIEDPEQKVISLGSGLPMQEQNEKYIKKLGTVVYLKGSYETLKKRLENSSSNPLIEGADKADKIKKLLKQRDPVYAKFADVEMITGDKPFEELIGQLEEKLKTYIKK from the coding sequence ATGAACCATATCGTGATCATAGGATTTATGGGTTCAGGAAAGACAAGAGTCGGCAAAAGGCTGGCGAAAGACTTTGATATTCCATTCGTGGATATCGACCGTGTAGTAACAAAGAAGATGAACCTTTCATCAAAGGAGATTTTTGACAGATTTGGGGAACCGTTTTACCGTGCCCTGGAAACCACAGCAGTAAAAGCCCTGATCGAGGATCCGGAGCAGAAGGTGATCTCCCTTGGTTCAGGTCTTCCTATGCAGGAGCAGAATGAGAAATACATTAAGAAACTGGGAACAGTGGTGTATCTGAAGGGATCTTATGAGACACTAAAAAAACGTCTGGAAAATTCCAGCAGCAACCCACTGATCGAGGGTGCTGATAAGGCGGACAAGATCAAGAAACTTCTCAAACAGCGAGATCCGGTGTATGCGAAATTTGCAGATGTTGAAATGATCACCGGAGACAAGCCTTTTGAAGAACTGATCGGTCAGCTTGAAGAAAAATTGAAAACATATATAAAAAAATAG
- a CDS encoding citrate/2-methylcitrate synthase: MAGFKTKVTPEIENLTEICKDNTSLDLSLYAKYDVKRGLRDLNGKGVLAGLTQVSNVKATKIVDGKEVPCAGSLSYRGYDIKDLTRGFIEDDRYGFEEVTYLLLFGRLPDKKQLADFTELLANQRSLPTNFVRDVVMKAPSKDIMNGLSRSVLTLYSYDNNPDDTSLPNVLRQCLNLISVFPLLSVYGYQAYNHYIKGKSLYIHNPKKDLTTAENILRMLRPDKKYTHLEAKILDIALILHMEHGGGNNSTFTTHVVSSSGTDTYSAIAAALGSLKGPKHGGANIKVVSMFNDMKKEVKDWTDEEEIRAYLKRLLHKEAFDKKGLIYGMGHAIYSVSDPRAEVFKAYVETLAREKGRMKDYALYSMVERLAPEVIAEERRIYKGVSANVDFYSGFVYSMLDLPLELYTPMFAVARIVGWSAHRMEELINADKIIRPAYKNVLEPAVYVPLNER, from the coding sequence ATGGCAGGATTTAAAACAAAAGTAACACCGGAAATTGAGAATCTCACAGAGATATGTAAGGACAATACCAGCCTGGATCTTTCACTTTATGCGAAATATGATGTAAAGAGAGGACTCCGCGATCTTAATGGTAAGGGCGTTCTTGCAGGTCTCACGCAGGTTTCCAATGTCAAGGCTACGAAGATCGTGGACGGGAAAGAGGTTCCATGTGCGGGAAGCCTTTCCTACAGAGGTTATGATATCAAAGATCTGACCCGTGGATTTATCGAAGATGACAGGTATGGCTTCGAGGAAGTAACCTATCTCCTTCTGTTCGGCAGACTGCCGGATAAGAAACAGCTGGCAGATTTTACAGAACTTCTGGCAAACCAGAGATCTCTTCCGACTAATTTTGTCAGAGATGTTGTGATGAAGGCGCCCAGTAAAGATATTATGAATGGTCTTTCACGAAGTGTGCTCACACTTTATTCTTATGACAATAATCCGGATGATACCTCACTTCCGAATGTACTCAGACAGTGTCTGAATCTGATCAGTGTATTTCCATTATTGTCTGTTTATGGATATCAGGCATATAACCATTATATTAAAGGGAAAAGTCTTTATATCCACAATCCGAAGAAGGATCTGACGACAGCAGAAAACATCCTGCGGATGCTCAGACCGGATAAGAAATATACACATCTGGAAGCCAAGATCCTTGATATCGCACTGATCCTTCATATGGAGCATGGCGGTGGAAATAACTCAACATTTACCACTCATGTTGTATCATCTTCAGGAACAGATACCTATTCTGCCATTGCAGCAGCGCTTGGTTCCCTGAAAGGACCGAAACATGGCGGTGCCAACATCAAGGTTGTCAGCATGTTTAATGACATGAAGAAAGAAGTGAAGGACTGGACGGACGAGGAGGAAATCCGTGCATATCTGAAGAGACTTCTTCATAAAGAAGCCTTTGACAAAAAGGGCCTGATCTATGGCATGGGACATGCGATCTATTCTGTATCCGATCCACGTGCCGAGGTATTCAAGGCATATGTGGAAACCCTGGCAAGGGAAAAGGGCAGAATGAAGGATTATGCATTATACTCCATGGTTGAGCGTCTGGCTCCGGAGGTAATTGCAGAAGAAAGACGTATTTACAAAGGTGTCAGTGCAAATGTGGACTTTTACAGCGGATTCGTGTACAGTATGCTGGATCTGCCGCTGGAGCTGTATACTCCGATGTTTGCAGTTGCACGTATTGTGGGCTGGAGCGCTCACAGAATGGAAGAACTTATCAATGCAGATAAGATCATCCGTCCGGCATATAAGAATGTGCTGGAACCTGCGGTATATGTTCCACTGAATGAACGTTAA